A region of the Longimicrobium sp. genome:
GGCGCTGATCTCCGTAGGCGGCGGCGGCGCGAACCACGACACCACCTTCGCGCCCATGGCCGCCAGCCCCACCGCGCGGAGCGCTTTCGTCAGCAACATGGTCACCTTCATCAACAACTACGGTCTCGATGGGGTGGACATCGACTGGGAGTTCCCGAACGACAGCGCGGACGCCGCCAACTTCGCCGTCCTGATGAGCGATCTGGACACGGCGATGCACAGCCGCGGGAAGCTGCTGACCGCCGCGGTGGCGGCGAACGGCTGGTTCGGCAAGCACATCCTGTCGCCGGTCTTCAACAACGTGGACTTCCTGGTGCTGATGGCGTACGACGGCGAGACCACCACGCCAGCGTACTCGCACGCGGTCGCGTCGCTGGACTACTGGTCCGGGCGCGGGCTTCCGCAGTCCAAGACGGTGCTGGGGGTGCAGTTCTACGGCAACAACTCGAGCGGCAACCAGAAGGCGTATCGACACATCGTACGCGACGACGCGACGGCACCTACGAAAGACGTGAGCAACGGCTGGTACTACAACGGGGTGTCGACGATGAAGCAGAAGACGACGCTGAGCCTGCAGCGCGCGTCCGGAATCGGGATCTGGGAGGTGACGCAGGATACTTCGGCGGCGGGGATCAGCCTGCTGGGGGCGATCCACGAGGTGATGAACACCGCGAAAGTCGTCTACGATGACGCGCTGACGACCGGGTGGGCCAACTGGTCGTGGGGCACCACCGTGAGCTTCGCCAACACCTCGCCCGTGTACATGGGGAGCAAGTCGATCTCCGCGGCGTACACGGCGGCGTGGGGCGGGCTCTACGCGCACCACAACACCGGGGTGAGTCCGTCCGGGCTGGCGACGCTGGAGTTCTACGTGCACGGCGGCTCCGCCGGCGGGCAGCAGCTCATCGTGCAGC
Encoded here:
- a CDS encoding glycosyl hydrolase family 18 protein — protein: MNATSSRVVGYLPNWYPSLSLDSVRYNKMTHVIYAFVDARSNGSLTGIAMSGDTRLTAVVQKAHAAGTKALISVGGGGANHDTTFAPMAASPTARSAFVSNMVTFINNYGLDGVDIDWEFPNDSADAANFAVLMSDLDTAMHSRGKLLTAAVAANGWFGKHILSPVFNNVDFLVLMAYDGETTTPAYSHAVASLDYWSGRGLPQSKTVLGVQFYGNNSSGNQKAYRHIVRDDATAPTKDVSNGWYYNGVSTMKQKTTLSLQRASGIGIWEVTQDTSAAGISLLGAIHEVMNTAKVVYDDALTTGWANWSWGTTVSFANTSPVYMGSKSISAAYTAAWGGLYAHHNTGVSPSGLATLEFYVHGGSAGGQQLIVQLADTGGWRTKVGVNSYIAGGSVAAGTWRKVSIPLSTLGISSLAITDLVIQDNSGGAQPTFYVDQIQFVP